A single Osmerus mordax isolate fOsmMor3 chromosome 9, fOsmMor3.pri, whole genome shotgun sequence DNA region contains:
- the zdhhc22 gene encoding palmitoyltransferase ZDHHC22, with protein MFTKMLKLKLLNALAPAYFFTATAVTFILHFCLFIPTIFQTPAMSLEASTVFHTAVFLFLMLNALGNYIMTIKYPAESANESVIPMCSPDCPDRVDAHYLLNGRHFCKLCKKVIFRRDHHCFFTGNCIGNKNMRYFIMFCIYTSCTCLYSLVLGVAFLTVEYSISFENPLTFLSLLPLSTGYFFMGVISGLQLFLVLMLYVWLGIGLVCAGFCCQQVLLVARGKTWCQMQHGQLVESRGSWRDNLGDVFGSRWVLGLFLPVQTVEASLADKAGHKHD; from the exons atgtttaccaagaTGTTGAAACTGAAACTTCTCAACGCTCTGGCACCGGCATACTTCTTTACGGCCACTGCAGTGACCTTCATTCTGCACTTCTGTTTGTTCATCCCGACGATTTTCCAAACTCCTGCAATGTCGCTGGAAGCGTCAACTGTGTTTCACACCGCGGTTTTCTTATTCTTAATGCTGAACGCCTTGGGTAACTACATTATGACTATAAAGTATCCTGCTGAGAGTGCAAACGAGAGCGTTATTCCTATGTGTTCACCAGACTGCCCGGACAGAGTAGATGCCCACTACCTCCTCAATGGCCGCCACTTCTGCAAACTCTGCAAGAAAGTAATTTTCCGGCGGGACCATCACTGTTTTTTCACGGGAAACTGTATCGGCAATAAGAACATGCGTTACTTCATCATGTTCTGCATCTATACTTCATGCACTTGTTTGTACTCTTTGGTTCTTGGCGTGGCCTTCCTAACAGTGGAGTACTCCATCTCGTTTGAAAATCCGTTGACTTTCCTGAGCCTTTTACCTCTCTCCACAGGTTATTTCTTCATGG GGGTGATCTCTGGTCTACAGCTCTTCCTGGTGCTGATGCTGTACGTGTGGCTGGGCATCGGCTTGGTGTGCGCTGGATTCTGCTGCCAGCAGGTGCTTCTGGTGGCCAGGGGCAAGACCTGGTGTCAGATGCAGCATGGTCAGCTGGTGGAGAGTCGCGGATCCTGGAGAGACAACCTGGGGGATGTTTTCGGCTCTCGCTGGGTTCTAGGGCTCTTCCTTCCTGTTCAGACGGTGGAGGCTAGCTTGGCCGACAAGGCTGGGCATAAGCATGACTGA
- the cipca gene encoding CLOCK-interacting pacemaker a encodes MTGLVAQDPQSGSKVAVMELSHPGLSPMLLMNNIILNQPSPVTPSLKHSGYSSPLEMVPQSQVVLLQPMVNNSNNSSPTSASDNYRQSRNYLPILKSYPKIAPHPEEKSSRRHGASLERGRSTPEHGRHHRRHPSGLKSHGSPSLLPGPPAPLKCVSTLETSDGHSEAINGQERYVSQPLDRPLSLHSEASTGFSDSATLSEAGSYKGDSCQDAPPVGKSKLTRFCSTYNILNKSGLLGITLRTKELIKKNQRTQRKLHQLREQTSLLVEALTGGDPQVCSRLLLALQEPDSDLEDMQDQGQETQGVLT; translated from the exons ATGACCGGGCTAGTTGCCCAGGATCCTCAGAGCGGCTCCAAGGTCGCAGTAATGGAATTATCTCATCCAGGACTGTCCCCTATGCTCTTAATGAACAACATCATCCTAAATCAG CCTAGCCCAGTGACTCCATCGCTAAAGCATTCGGGCTACTCCTCACCTCTGGAGATGGTTCCTCAGTCCCAGGTAGTGCTGCTACAGCCCATGGTAAACAACAGCAATAACAGTTCTCCAACCAGTGCCTCTGACAACTACAGACAATCAAGGAACTACCTGCCTATCCTCAAATCCTACCCCAAAATAGCCCCTCACCCAGAGGAGAAATCGTCCAGAAGGCATGGGGCATCTCTGGAGAGGGGCAGGTCAACACCGGAGCATGGAAGGCACCACAGGAGGCATCCCAGTGGCCTGAAGTCACACGGCTCCCCCAGTCTCCTACCTGGACCACCCGCACCCCTCAAATGCGTCTCTACTTTGGAGACTTCAGATGGCCACTCCGAGGCTATCAATGGCCAGGAGCGATATGTGTCTCAGCCGCTAGACAGGCCTCTCTCACTGCACTCTGAAGCCAGCACAGGGTTCTCAGATTCCGCAACTCTGTCAGAGGCCGGTAGTTACAAAGGTGACAGCTGCCAAGATGCCCCCCCTGTGGGTAAAAGCAAACTGACTCGCTTCTGCAGCACCTACAACATCCTCAACAAGTCTGGCCTGCTGGGGATCACACTGCGCACCAAGGAGCTGATCAAGAAGAACCAGCGCACCCAGCGCAAACTGCACCAGCTTCGGGAGCAGACCTCCCTGTTGGTGGAGGCCCTGACTGGTGGAGACCCCCAGGTCTGCTCCAGATTGCTGCTGGCCCTGCAGGAACCTGACTCAGATCTCGAGGACATGCAGGACCAAGGGCAGGAGACACAGGGCGTCCTAACATAG